Genomic window (Allostreptomyces psammosilenae):
GCGCGGTCGGTTGGCCCTGGGGCTGCGGCACCGGCTGCTGCCACTGCCGCGACTGCGCGGCCTGCCGTTCCCGGGACGCCGGCTGGGCCGGCTGGGCGTGCGGTACCTGCTGGGGTGGTTGGGCCTGCTGGGCCTGCTGGGGCGTTTGGACCTGCTGGGGCGGCTGGACCTGCTGGGCCGGTGCCGGCTGGGCGGCGGCCTCGCGGGAGCGCCGCGCCTGCTGGGAGCGTCTGCCCTGCCAGGCCTGGGCCGCCCGTGGGGTCCGCTGCGGCTGGGCGGTCTGCTGCCGGGCGGAGGGCGCGAACCAGTCGACGGGACTGCCATCGGCCGGTGCGGCCCCCTGGGCCGCCGGCTGCTGGGTCGCCGGCTGCTGGGCGGCCGGTTGCTGGGCCGCCGTGACGGGGCGGAACGGGGCCCGCGCCGGCTGCGGCCTTCGTTGCTGCGGCTGCGGCTGCGCCGGCTGGGGGCGCGGTTCGGCCGCGGGCCGCGCCGTGGGCACGTGGTGCGGCTGGGCCCGGCTCTCGCTCGGGGTGCGCACCGGCGGGTCGATGATCGGGTCGTGATGGATGTTGCGGCGCTCGACCCCCATCTGCCGCAGCACCTCGACGCTCTGCCGCACCATGTCCGGCGGGCCGCTGACGTACGCCCGGTAGCCGTAGGCGAGGCCGTACTCCCGGAGCACCGCCGGCAGCGTGCCGGCCAGGCCGTAGGTGTGGCCCTCGGAGACCACCGGGCGCACGCTCAGCCAGTGGTGGTGCTGGCTCAGCCGCAGCAGGTCGTCCAGCAGGTAGAGGTCCGAGCCGGTCCGGGCGCCGACGAAGAACTCCACCGGGCGGTGCGGGCCGGTGCGGGCGATCTCCTCCAGGATGGCCATCATGGGCGCCGCTCCGGTGCCGCCGCCGAGCAGCAGCACCGGGCTGCTGTCGTGCTGCGGGACCACCATCGAGCCCAGTGGCGCGCCCAGCCGGATGACGTCACCGACCCCGGCCCGCTCGGCCAGGGCGGTGCTCACCCATCCCGTCGTCACCTTCTTGACGTGGAAGGTCACCAGGTTGTCGGTGCGCGGCGCGTTGGCCATCGAGTAGTAGCGCCACACCCGGGGCCACCAGGGCACCTCCACGCTGGCGTACTGGCCGGCGAGGTAGGGGTAGGGCTCCTCCGGCCGGACCGTCACGGCCACCACCTCGGGGGTGCGGTGCTCGTGCGCCACGATCTGGGCCCGCCAGGTGGCCGGCCGTTCCCGGGCGTCGGCCTCGGCGGCCGAGATCATCAGCCCGGAGATGGTCCCGTAGGCCCTCCGCCAGGCTGCCGCGACCTCGTCGTTCCAGGCGTCGCCGGCGAACTTCGCCAGCGCGTCCACCAGCGCCGCGCCGACCGCCTCGTAGTGCGGGGCGAGCGTGCCGAACTTGCGGTGGTCCCGGCCCAGCTGACCGAGGAAACGTTCCAGCTCGGCGGCGTCGTCCACGTTCCCCACGACGTGTATGAGCGCCTGGAGCAGCCGGTCCCGCTGGAGGTCCATGGCGGCGGGGAACAGTTCGCGAACCTCGGGGTGCCGCAGGAACAGCAGGGCGTAGAAGTGGGCGGTCAGCTCACCACCGACCCCGGCCACCGCTTCGAGACTGCGGCGGATCAACTCGACGTCGCGTGGGGTCACAGCTGCCTCTGGGTAGGGGAACAGTCATGCCAACGTACCGTCGGAACTCTGCTGCGTGACGGTCGTTCGGTCAAGTGTGACCGGGACAGGACGGTGCGTCACAGAAACTCCACAACTCGCCGCCATCCTTCACAAGTCGCGCCCGGGCGACCCCGAACGGTGAGCGCTCTCAACCGACCCCGCCCAGCGGCCGGTTACGGCTCGGTGGCCGTCCGTGCGCCGGCCGCTACACGGAAACTGGCCGTACCTGGCCACTGACGCGGTTTCGATCCATCTCCGCGGCGGTCTCCAGGGCGGCCTCCCGGGCGGCGTCGGCGAAGGCGGCGACCGCGCCGGTGTGGTGGCCGGCCTGCCACACCAGGCCGTAGCGGTTCGGCTCCGCGTCGGCGAGGGGGACGTAGGCCACACCGGGGCGGGCGTAGTACGTGGCCGTGTGCGCGGGGGTGAGGCAGGCGCCCTTGCGGCCGGCGACCAGCATCAGGGCCTCCTGCGTGTTGGTCACGGCGGGGCCGCGCGGGATCGTCCGGCCGCCCGGGGTGCGCGCGGGGACGAGGTGGTCGAGCCGGTAGTCGGGGATCTCACCGGCGATGGTGAGCAGCGGCACGTCGGCCAGGTCCTCCAGGAACACCCGGTCCCGCGCTGCGAGCGGGTGCGCCGAGTCGATCGCGAGGACGCGTTCCTCGGTGAGCAGCGGCGGTCCGCCGGCCAGGTCCTCCTCCCGCACCGGGAGCTCCATGAGCTGGACGTCGAAGACGCCCTCGCGCAGCGGCCCGTAGGGATCGGTGAGCGGCGTCTCGCAGATCTCCACGGTCAGGCCGGGGTGGCCGGCGCGCAGCGCGTCCGCCGCCCTCATGACGATGTCGCCGGTCAGCGGGTTGGCGAAGCCGACGTGCAGCACGGCCTCGATGCCGCGCGCGGTGCTGATCGCGCGCCGCAGGGCGGCCTGGATCGCGCGGTGGTGCGGTTCGAGGTCGGCGCGCAGCTGCCGGCCGAGCGAGGTGAGCACGACGCAGCGGCTGGTGCGGATGAACAGCGGGGCGCCGACGCGGCGTTCCAGACGCTGCACCAGCTGGCTGACCCGGGCGCGGGACAGCCGCATCCGGGCGGCCGTGCGCCCGAAGTGCAGCTCCTCGGCCAGCAGCAGGAAGCACTCCAACTCGTCCCGTTCCACGGACGTTCCCCCAGGTCGGGTCGGTTCGGTAAGCCTGGCTGAACGAACGTTGCGCACTTCGCCGTTGTTCCCCCGCGCGCGCCGGTCGAGGGTGAGCGAAGCAAGAGAAACCCTTCCCCCTTCGAGGAGGCGACATGAGTTCACACCGGGAACCGGACGCCCCGCCCGCACCCGCTGGCCTGTCCGGCCGGGACTGGGGCGTGCTGCTCGTCCTGTGCGGAGCGATCTTCCTGGAAGGCATCGACGTGGCCATGCTCAACGTGGCCCTGCCCTCCATCCGGGCCGACCTCGGCCTGTCCACCGGCTCGCTGCAGTGGGTGGTGAGCGCGTACGTCCTCGGCTACGGCGGTTTCATGCTGCTCGGCGGACGCGCCGCCGACCTCTTCGGACGCCGCCGGATGTTCGTCCTGTGGCTCGCGATCTTCCTGGTCTTCTCCGGCCTGGGCGGCTTCGCCACCGAGGGCTGGATGCTGATCGTGGCCCGGTTCGTCACCGGGGTCGCCGCCGCCTTCATGACGCCGGCCGGCCTGTCCATCATCACCACCAGCTTCGAGGAGGGCCCGCGGCGCAACAGGGCGCTGCTGTTCTACTCCGGCACCGCCGCCGGCGGCTTCTCCATCGGCCTGGTCATCGGCGGGCTGCTCGCCTCGGTCGGCTGGCGCTGGGTGTTCTTCGCCCCGGTGGCGCTCTCCGCCGTGATCCTGGTCGCGGCGCTCGCCTTCGTGCCCAGGTCGGCGGACCGGGACCGCGACGGCCGGGGCTTCGACCTGGCCGGCGGCGTCACCATCACCGCCGCCATCGTGCTGCTCGTCCTCGGCGTGGAGCGCGCCACCCACACCAGCCTGGCCTGGACGCTGGGCACGCTGGGCGCGGGCGGCGTCCTGCTCGCCGTGTTCGTCGCCATCGAGCGCCGCTCGGCCTCCCCGCTGGTCCGCCTCGGCCTCCTGCGCAACGGCGCCCTGGTCCGCGCCAACCTCGCCGGGCTGCTGTTCGCGGCGGGCTTCTTCGGCTTCCAGTTCCTGGTGGTGCTCTACCTGCAGGAGCTGCGCGGGTGGTCGACCCTGCAGACCAGCTTCGCCATGATCGTCATCGGTATCGACGCGATCCTCTCGCCGCTGCTGACCCCCCGTCTGGTGGAACGTTTCGGCAATGCCCGGGTGATCTTCGGCGGACTGCTCCTGGCCGCGGTGTCCTACGCCCTGTTCCTGCCGGTCGGCGCCGACTGGACCTACCCGGCCATGTTCCCGAGCCTGATCCTCCTCGGCATCGCCTTCTCCCTCGCCTACGGCCCGCTCACCATCGTCGCCACCGAGGGGGTCGAGGAGGAGGAGCAGGGGCTGGCCGGCGGGCTGCTCTACACCTCGTTCCAGTTCGGCGCCGCGCTCGGCCTGTCCACGGCCACCGCGGTCAACGTCTGGGCCACCACGTCCACGTCGCCCGCCGCGCTGCTCGACGGCTACCACGCGGCCCTGTGGGTGCCCTTCGCGGCGGCCGTGCTGGCCGCGCTGATCAGCGCCTCCGGCCTGCGCTCGGGGCCGTCGGCGGTGGTGGCCGCGGCCGGCGGATCCGCCGAGCGGCACGCCCCCGGGGAGCTCCCCGCCTCCCGCTGACCCGTCGCCGCGCGGGGGAAACGCGGGCGGGGGCGCGCCCACGAGTTGCCTCGGGGCGCGCCCCCGCCCGCTCCGCGACGAGCGGCCGGCCGGAGCCGGCGCGGGTCAGATGATCTGGACCCGCTGCAGGTGCCGGGTGGTCGGCCCGGTGAACGCGTTGCGCCCGTGCAGCAGGGCGTAGTTGTCGGCGATCACCAGGTCGCCCGCCTGCCAGGCGTGCGCGTAGCAGTACTCGGGCCGGTGCAGCCGCTCGGACAGGGCGGCGAGGAAGTCGTCCGCCCGCTCGGCCTCGACGCCGTCGACCGCGACGTACACCGGGTTCTTGTACACCGCCGGGTCCAGCGGCTCGGCGTAGCGCAGGACGGGCAGGCCGGTGCCGGGGTGCTGGGAGAGCAGCTTCTCGGTGACCCGCCCGCCGTAGTGCGCCAGCTTCTCCGTGGTGTAGGTCATGGTGACCCGCGACCAGAGCTCCCGCAGTTCCGGCTCGGCGTCCCGGTAGACCGCGGTGGTGTCGCAGAAGACGGTCTCGCCGCCGGCGTCGGGCGCGGCGTCCAGGCACTGGAAGACGAAGAAGCGGGGGTTGGCCTCCACGAAGGCACCGTCCCAGTGGAACGGCACGTCACCGCTGGAGAAGACGTAGTTCTTCGGGTCGTCCTGGACGACCAGGTCGATCACCTCGCCGGCGTCCCACCGCAGGACCTCGCCCCACTGCCGGCAGTAGTCGGCGAACCGTTCCTTCTCCATCGGCGTGAAGCCGCGCAGCACCAGGACCCGCGACTCCTCCGTCCAGCGCGCCAGCGCCGCGACCGGGAGGTCGTCGATCGTGGCGCCCTCGGGCGCCTCGACGACGCGGCCGAACGGCGCCAGCGGAATGTGCGTCAGGGTCTCCAGCGCGGAGGCCGAACCGGTCATGTCACGCCTGCCTTTCTTCGGAGTGGGTGGTGAGCTGGGGGCGCACGAAGTGGCTGGGACGGCCGTTCCTGCTGACGACGGACGCGTCGAGCTCCTCCGCCTCCCACCGGCGCACCAGCAGGGGGGCGACGCCGTCGTCGAGCACCACGCCGTGCCACGGGGTCAGCCAGCCGTCCCGGGTCGGGAGCAGCCGCAGCCCGAACTTCTCCGAGTGCGGGGGCTGCGGGTGGATCGACAGGCGCACGGCCTCGGGGAACCGCTCGGCGACCACCCGGCTCCAGGCGTTGCTCCGCAGGATCGTCTGGTACGCCGCCTCCTTGGAGTCGTTGCGCAGCCTGGTCCGGGAGGCGTCCGCCCCCTGCCGGGCCACGGCGTCCTCGAACATGAAGCGGTGGATGCCGTTGAAGAGCGACAGCGCGGCCTGGTCGGTGCGGACGCTCTCCCTGAGCTCCTCGAGGGTCGAGGAGTAGTTCTGCTCCAGCAGCTGACGCAGCTTGGGGTAGTCCTCGCCGCCGAACGCGTCGTCCAGGCCGAAGAGGTCCAGGGACGTCCAGTTCGCGGCGCGGATCATCTCCGCGAGGGCCACCCGGTAGGCGGTCACGGTGTCGTCGTCCACACCCACCACGTCGCCGAAGACGTGGCCGTCCGAGCAGATGGTTATCCGGGCCCCGGGTCCGTGGAAGTGGCTCACGTGGTCGCACAGCGACTGCAGGAACGACAGCGCGAGGTACTCCCCGAGATCGGGCAGCGTGCCGAGCACCTTGTTGCGGTTGGGCGACTTCGCGGGGAACGCCGGGAGGACCAGGTGGATCGGTTCGTCCCGCCGCACGAAGCGCTCGATCTTCTGCTGACGTGCCTCGAAGCAGGCCGTGCAGGGTTCCTGCGCGGCCCCCTCCGGCGGCCGGCCGGACGGGGCTGCGTCGATCCTCCGGTAGCGGTAGAGGAGTTCCAGGACCTGGCGAGCCGTGCTGGTCGAGGACGGCGGGTTGGTCGGCTTGCTGCTCAACGTCTCTCCCCCAAGACGAATCGATTCTCCGGCGTGCGGCGGTTCAGGCGGCGGGCCGGGGACATCGGACATCTCCGGGGGAACGCAGGTGTCCCCTCGGAGGTGGTGAGCGGGTGGTCCGTCCGAACGGCGCTGTGCTGGACGGTGGCTCGGTCGGGTGGCTACTCGGTCGGCGGCAGGGCGCGGCATGGCGCGCCGGCGTGCGGGTGAGTGCGGGCGGGCACGGTCGACGTCGACTGTTGGCGCTCCAGCCCTCCGCGGGTGTCCCCACACCCCGTGCGGCTGGAGCCTCTCGGCATCCGCGCCCTTCGCGAGCGCGCCGGAGTTACCCCGTTGAAGCGTCTTCAGCTTGGCCGCGGGGAAGGGGCGCGGGCAACAGTCCGACGATGCGCATGTGACACGCACCGGTGCAGGGAAGGTTATGGATCCGTGCCCGGGCGTCCGGCTCAGCCGGCCGGTGCCACCAGGCCCGTCTCGTAGGCGAGGATCACCAGCTGCACCCGGTCACGGGCGTCGAGCTTGGCGAGCAGCCGGGTCAGGTAGGTCTTGGCGGTGGCCACGCTGATGGAGAGCTGCTCGGCGATCTCGGTGTTGGACAGGCCCCGGCCGACGAGGGTGAGCACCTCGCGTTCCCGGTCGGTGATCCCGTCCAGCCGCCGCGCCCGCCGGGGCGGCGTCGCGGTGGGGCGGCTCACGAACTCCTTGATCAGCCGGCGGGTGACGCTCGGGGCGATCAGGGCGTCCCCGGCGGCGACGGTACGGACCCCGGCCAGGATGTCGTCCAGGTCCATGTCCTTGACCAGGAATCCGGAGGCGCCGGCGCGCAGGGCCGCGTAGACGTGGTCGTCGTCGTCGAAGGTCGTCAACACCACGACGCGGGTGGAGCCGGCGCCCGTGGTGATCAGCCGGGTGGCCTCGATGCCGTCCGTGCCGGGCATCCGGATGTCCATCACCACGACGTCCGGGGCGAGTTCCCGGGTCAGCCGGACGGCTTCCGCGCCGTCCGAGGCCTCCCCGACGACCCGGACGTCCGCGGTGTCGGTGATGACCATCTGGAGGGCGGCGCGGACCAGGGGCTGGTCGTCGGCGAGCAGCACGCGGATGGTCATCCGGCTCCGCCCCCCGCCTCCGTGCCCGGGTCCACCGCTGCCGCCACCGCCGCCACCGCCGGCAGCGGCAGCCGGGCGGCCACCCGGAACCCGCCGCCCGGGCGCGGCCCCGCGGCGAAGTGGCCGTGCAGCAGCGCGGCCCGCTCCCGCATGCCGACCAGGCCGAACCCGGTGTCCGTGCCGGTGCCGCCGCCCCTGCCGCGGTCGAGCACCTCGACGGCCAGTTCGTCGTCGCGGTAGTCGACCCGCACCTCGCAGGAGGTGACGGCGGCGTGCCGCACCACGTTGGTCACCGCCTCCTGGACGATCCGGAACGCCGCCAGGTCGATCTCCGGGGGGAGCGGGCGGCGCGCGCCCCGCCACCACACCTCCACCCGGACACCGGCGGCGGTGGTCGTCGCGGCGAGCCGCTCGACGTCCGCCAGGCCGGCCGCCGGCCGCGGGGGCGCCTCGGCCCGCCCCCGCTCCCGCCCGCCGGGTTCCGGGGACCGGCCGGTGGAGTCCGGGTACCGCCCGCCGGGTTGCCCGTCCGGGGCGGCGGGGCCGGCCTGCTGCTCGGCCTGCCGCAGCGCCCCCAGCATGCGCCGCAGACCCGACAGCGTCTCGCGCCCGACCGCCTCCACGGTGAGCATCGCCTCGCGGGCCCTGGCCGGCTGGGTCTCGACCACCCGGGCCGCGGCCCCGGCCTGCAGGGCGATGATGCCGATGCTGTGGGCGACCGTGTCGTGCATCTCCCTGGCGATGCGCAGCCGTTCCGCGGTGACCGCCTGGGCGGCGGCCCGCGCGTGCAGCTCCGCGGTGTGGGCGCGGGCCTGGCGCACCGAGTCGCCGATCAGCCAGGCGATGACCACCGTCGCCGCCACGAACGGTTCCGAGGCCGTGCCGGCCTCGCCCCCCGTGGCCGCCCGCACCGCGAAGTGCCCGGCGAGCACGCCCAGGGCCGCCCCGGCGGCGGTCAGCGTGGCGCGCCGGGGCATGGTCGCCGCGGCGTAGCACAGGGCCGCGTCCACCCCCAGGAACTGCAGGGGCGGCACCTCGTCCTGCCGCCAGGCCGCCGCCGAGACGACCGTGCCGGCGAGCACCAGGCCGAACCCAACCGGGGGCCGGCGGCGCAGCCAGGCGCTCCCGGCCAGCGCCAGCACGAACGCGAGGGCGAGCAGCGCCCGGGCCGGCAGCGGGTCGAGGCCGTCCCGGGGGTAGCTGAGGGAGTAGCTGCCCCGTGGCGGCATCACGACGTACTCCACGATGGGCTGCACCGCCGTCGCGAACCACACCAGACCCGTCCACAGGCCCGGCGGCAGGCGCTTGGGAAGCGGCAGGGGCGGCGAGGCGGACATGCGGTGATCGTAGGCGGCCCCGACCCGGCCGGTCATCGGTCCCCGGTTGTACGACCGGGGCCGACACCGCTCCCGGCGATTGTCAGCGCCGGTCCGACGACGCGCGGGCCGCCCGCCGGCACCGTGGTCGCCATGATCGAAGTCCACGAGCTCACCAAGCGGTACGGCGGCACGACGGCCGTGCGGGACCTGACCTTCACCGTGCGCCCCGGCCAGGTGACCGGGTTCCTCGGGCCGAACGGTGCCGGCAAGAGCACCACGCTGCGCATGATCCTCGGCCTGCACGAGCCCACCGGCGGCACCGTCACCATCGACGGCCGCCCCTTCCGCGCCCGCTCCCGGGCCCTGCGCCACGTCGGCTCCCTGCTCGACGCGCACGACGTGCACGGCGGGCGCAGCGCGGCGGCCCACCTGGCGGCCCTGGCCCGCGGCAACCGGATACCCCGGCGCCGGGTGGAGGAGGTGCTGCAGCAGGTCGGCCTCGCCGAGGTCGCCCGGCGCCGGATCGGCGCCTTCTCGCTCGGGATGAAGCAGCGGCTCGGCATCGCCTGCGCGCTGCTCGGCGACCCGCCGGTGCTGCTCTTCGACGAACCGCTCAACGGCCTGGACCCGGAGGGGGTGAAGTGGGTGCGGGAGCTGCTGCGGCGGCTGGCCGCCGAGGGGCGCACCGTGTTCGTCTCCAGCCATCTGATGTCGGAGATGGAGCACACCGCCGACCAGCTGATCGTCATCGGCCGCGGCGAGCTGATCGCGGCGGAGAGCCTGGCGGAGTTCTCGGCCCGCGGGACCCGGCGCTCCGTCACGGTGGACACGCCCGCCCCGTCCACCCTGAGGGACCTGCTGACAGCCGAGGGCGCGGCCGTGTCCGTGGAGGGCGAGCGGCTGACCGTGACCGGCCTGACCGCCGCCCGGATCGGGGAGGTCGCCCACCGCGGCGGTGTCCCGCTGCACCAGCTCAGCACCCGCTCCGCCTCGCTGGAGGAGGCCTTCATGGAGCTCACCGCCGACCGCGTCCAGTACCTCGCCGGAGAACCCCGATGACCGCCACCTCCACCCCCGCCACCCGCGCCCCCGCCA
Coding sequences:
- a CDS encoding globin domain-containing protein, with product MTPRDVELIRRSLEAVAGVGGELTAHFYALLFLRHPEVRELFPAAMDLQRDRLLQALIHVVGNVDDAAELERFLGQLGRDHRKFGTLAPHYEAVGAALVDALAKFAGDAWNDEVAAAWRRAYGTISGLMISAAEADARERPATWRAQIVAHEHRTPEVVAVTVRPEEPYPYLAGQYASVEVPWWPRVWRYYSMANAPRTDNLVTFHVKKVTTGWVSTALAERAGVGDVIRLGAPLGSMVVPQHDSSPVLLLGGGTGAAPMMAILEEIARTGPHRPVEFFVGARTGSDLYLLDDLLRLSQHHHWLSVRPVVSEGHTYGLAGTLPAVLREYGLAYGYRAYVSGPPDMVRQSVEVLRQMGVERRNIHHDPIIDPPVRTPSESRAQPHHVPTARPAAEPRPQPAQPQPQQRRPQPARAPFRPVTAAQQPAAQQPATQQPAAQGAAPADGSPVDWFAPSARQQTAQPQRTPRAAQAWQGRRSQQARRSREAAAQPAPAQQVQPPQQVQTPQQAQQAQPPQQVPHAQPAQPASRERQAAQSRQWQQPVPQPQGQPTAPQPRPGPAPGAAARGYEAARGYEAARGYEAARGYADARAHEESRLAQEAAHEEWSQEQPDWRRAVQAPGPHR
- a CDS encoding LysR family transcriptional regulator → MERDELECFLLLAEELHFGRTAARMRLSRARVSQLVQRLERRVGAPLFIRTSRCVVLTSLGRQLRADLEPHHRAIQAALRRAISTARGIEAVLHVGFANPLTGDIVMRAADALRAGHPGLTVEICETPLTDPYGPLREGVFDVQLMELPVREEDLAGGPPLLTEERVLAIDSAHPLAARDRVFLEDLADVPLLTIAGEIPDYRLDHLVPARTPGGRTIPRGPAVTNTQEALMLVAGRKGACLTPAHTATYYARPGVAYVPLADAEPNRYGLVWQAGHHTGAVAAFADAAREAALETAAEMDRNRVSGQVRPVSV
- a CDS encoding response regulator, translated to MTIRVLLADDQPLVRAALQMVITDTADVRVVGEASDGAEAVRLTRELAPDVVVMDIRMPGTDGIEATRLITTGAGSTRVVVLTTFDDDDHVYAALRAGASGFLVKDMDLDDILAGVRTVAAGDALIAPSVTRRLIKEFVSRPTATPPRRARRLDGITDREREVLTLVGRGLSNTEIAEQLSISVATAKTYLTRLLAKLDARDRVQLVILAYETGLVAPAG
- a CDS encoding sensor histidine kinase, producing the protein MSASPPLPLPKRLPPGLWTGLVWFATAVQPIVEYVVMPPRGSYSLSYPRDGLDPLPARALLALAFVLALAGSAWLRRRPPVGFGLVLAGTVVSAAAWRQDEVPPLQFLGVDAALCYAAATMPRRATLTAAGAALGVLAGHFAVRAATGGEAGTASEPFVAATVVIAWLIGDSVRQARAHTAELHARAAAQAVTAERLRIAREMHDTVAHSIGIIALQAGAAARVVETQPARAREAMLTVEAVGRETLSGLRRMLGALRQAEQQAGPAAPDGQPGGRYPDSTGRSPEPGGRERGRAEAPPRPAAGLADVERLAATTTAAGVRVEVWWRGARRPLPPEIDLAAFRIVQEAVTNVVRHAAVTSCEVRVDYRDDELAVEVLDRGRGGGTGTDTGFGLVGMRERAALLHGHFAAGPRPGGGFRVAARLPLPAVAAVAAAVDPGTEAGGGAG
- a CDS encoding isocyanide synthase family protein; protein product: MSSKPTNPPSSTSTARQVLELLYRYRRIDAAPSGRPPEGAAQEPCTACFEARQQKIERFVRRDEPIHLVLPAFPAKSPNRNKVLGTLPDLGEYLALSFLQSLCDHVSHFHGPGARITICSDGHVFGDVVGVDDDTVTAYRVALAEMIRAANWTSLDLFGLDDAFGGEDYPKLRQLLEQNYSSTLEELRESVRTDQAALSLFNGIHRFMFEDAVARQGADASRTRLRNDSKEAAYQTILRSNAWSRVVAERFPEAVRLSIHPQPPHSEKFGLRLLPTRDGWLTPWHGVVLDDGVAPLLVRRWEAEELDASVVSRNGRPSHFVRPQLTTHSEERQA
- a CDS encoding TauD/TfdA dioxygenase family protein, with translation MTGSASALETLTHIPLAPFGRVVEAPEGATIDDLPVAALARWTEESRVLVLRGFTPMEKERFADYCRQWGEVLRWDAGEVIDLVVQDDPKNYVFSSGDVPFHWDGAFVEANPRFFVFQCLDAAPDAGGETVFCDTTAVYRDAEPELRELWSRVTMTYTTEKLAHYGGRVTEKLLSQHPGTGLPVLRYAEPLDPAVYKNPVYVAVDGVEAERADDFLAALSERLHRPEYCYAHAWQAGDLVIADNYALLHGRNAFTGPTTRHLQRVQII
- a CDS encoding ABC transporter ATP-binding protein gives rise to the protein MIEVHELTKRYGGTTAVRDLTFTVRPGQVTGFLGPNGAGKSTTLRMILGLHEPTGGTVTIDGRPFRARSRALRHVGSLLDAHDVHGGRSAAAHLAALARGNRIPRRRVEEVLQQVGLAEVARRRIGAFSLGMKQRLGIACALLGDPPVLLFDEPLNGLDPEGVKWVRELLRRLAAEGRTVFVSSHLMSEMEHTADQLIVIGRGELIAAESLAEFSARGTRRSVTVDTPAPSTLRDLLTAEGAAVSVEGERLTVTGLTAARIGEVAHRGGVPLHQLSTRSASLEEAFMELTADRVQYLAGEPR
- a CDS encoding MFS transporter, with product MSSHREPDAPPAPAGLSGRDWGVLLVLCGAIFLEGIDVAMLNVALPSIRADLGLSTGSLQWVVSAYVLGYGGFMLLGGRAADLFGRRRMFVLWLAIFLVFSGLGGFATEGWMLIVARFVTGVAAAFMTPAGLSIITTSFEEGPRRNRALLFYSGTAAGGFSIGLVIGGLLASVGWRWVFFAPVALSAVILVAALAFVPRSADRDRDGRGFDLAGGVTITAAIVLLVLGVERATHTSLAWTLGTLGAGGVLLAVFVAIERRSASPLVRLGLLRNGALVRANLAGLLFAAGFFGFQFLVVLYLQELRGWSTLQTSFAMIVIGIDAILSPLLTPRLVERFGNARVIFGGLLLAAVSYALFLPVGADWTYPAMFPSLILLGIAFSLAYGPLTIVATEGVEEEEQGLAGGLLYTSFQFGAALGLSTATAVNVWATTSTSPAALLDGYHAALWVPFAAAVLAALISASGLRSGPSAVVAAAGGSAERHAPGELPASR